Within Tissierellales bacterium, the genomic segment ATAAATGCTAGTATTATGATAGATGTTTCTATATCCTGGTTCCTTTTCATTATGTAAAATTTCTAAAGAGATTTTGGCATCAAGAAAAGCTTTGTTAAAAGAATAGTTATGTACTTTGTTTTCACTAATTCCCCATGAAATAACTAATTTAGGACAAATAAGTTTGAGTTGGGTTTCAATTACATCTAAAAAATTATTAGCTTCTATTTCTATATTATTGCTGCGAATTTCAAGAAAAATAATTAGCCTTTCTTCTTGATATGTAGTCATTACAGATTGTCCCTTAGCCCGACTAGTTCTTAAAATATAAGATTTTATTGATTTTATGCAATTAAATTTCCAAGCCTCATAGGAAGAGTAATTAAATCTTTCCATATGATAACACTTTTCTAAATTTGAAATATTTCCAACGATACAAATGTAGGGAAGTGAAAGTTCGTATCCTATTGATTTGGCCTGGGTATGAAGTTCATTAAGTTCTTTCTTATCTCCCTTAATCAAGTTCCATACGAAATTGTCTTGATGGTGCATTTCAGTCTCAAAAATAGTTTGTTCCCTATCAAACCAAAGGGAAATAGGAGAGACAATATGCCTGACAACAAATGTTTTGTTATCTTTCACATAATCATTTTCTATAGTTTTATACAAGGTCCTAAGATATAAATATCCATATACAATATTTTTGGAGCTAATTTTATAGACTGTATACTTATCCCGGAAATTGAAGGTATCTAATGAGTCTAAATTTTTTCCCGATGCTAAAATTTTAAGAGGTGGGGCTAAAATATTTACAAATTCTTCAGAGTTATTACTTATTCCTTTAATGGTTCCAGCAGCACTAGCAATAACAACCTGATTTCCTAATTCTCTATATATTAATTCAGCAGCTTCTGTTAAAGTAGAACCATTTAAAAAGTAAGTAAGAAGTTTTTTCTGTAATTGTTCAAAGTATTTTAAATTACTTTGTTTTATATTATTAATTTCTAGAAGTACAGTCTCTATAATGTTTGCAAACCTAATTTTCCATGGTATTTCAATAATTGGGAAATTAAGTTCATTGGCAAAATCTATTACTTCTTGAGGTGTTTCCATTACATATCTTCCAACAGATATTACTAAGGCAGATGCTCCTGATTGGTGAACATCTTTAACAAAACTTTTAAATACTCCTGTATCATTATTGCATCCCATACATGTAGTAAGTACTAATTCATTTTTATGCACAAAGTTTTCCACGGGAAGTTCCGTAACAGATATGGATTCTATAAATCGATCATTAACTGTTTCAATAGATGTCTTTACGCAGGCTTCTTCAAGAATATCTAAATCTAAAAAATCTTCTATTGTAAATAACATACTTGTTCAACCTCCAAAGGAAGAATAATATTATGTTTCTATAAAAGAATTGTATCTTTCAAAACGTTAGATTGGTTTTATAGTATCATAATTTAGAAGTAAGCTCCAGAATATAGGGAAATATAATTGGCTATTTATCTAGCGAGGTAAAGTTGTACTTAAACAAATTGACTATAAAATATTAAAAAATTCATACAATTCACATAATGATTATAGTCCTTTAATCTAATATTATAATTATATAATAGTTTATTCAAGGCATTTATTTAAAAATACTCAATATTGAGTAAAGGAGGAAAAATGAAGGATTTTGCATATGGTGGTAGAGTAAAAATAGGTTTAATTTATCCAGCCCCTGGGTGGGTTATGGAGCCAGAGTTTTATAAAATGTCGCCAGAGGGCGTAATTACATGTACTACTAGAATTTCACTTTTAGAAACTAACGAAGAGCAGCTATCTAAAATAGGTAGCCAGGCTATAAAGGCTGTAAAATTATTATCTCAAGCTCCAGTAGATGTTATTGCTTTAGGTTGTACTAGTGGCAGTTTTATTGGCGGTTATCATTATGATAAAGAATTAATTAAAAATATGGAAAAGGCCTCTAGCGGTACAACTTGTATCACAACATCGAGAGCCGTAGTATCGGCTTTAAAGGCTTTAAAAGTAAAAAAGGTGGCAGTAGCAACTCCGTACATAGAAGAAGTGAATAAAAAAGGTAAATTATTCTTAGAAGATAATGGGTTCAATGTAACAAATATATTAGGATTAGGTTTACTATATGATTCAGAAATTGATAATCAAAGCTTAGAAACTGTATACAAATTAGCTAAAAGGGTAGATACAGTGGATGCGGAGGCAGTAGTAATTTTATGTACTGGTATACGAAGTATAGCGATCCTAGAGTATCTAGAGAAGGATTTAGGTAAACCAGTTATATCAGCAAATCAAGCTACATTTTGGTATTCACTAAGAGTAAGTGGAATAGAGGAAAAGATTAAAAGCTATGGAAGTTTACTAGAGAAATATTAGAGAGGGGGCTAATAGTGGAAATAAAAAATGAAATTAATAAGTTTAAGGATGAGCTCATAACATTAAGACGAGATTTTCATATGTATCCAGAGTTAGGATTTAAAGAGTTTAGGACTCAAAAGATTGTAGAAAAGTATTTAAAAAGTTGTGGTTTAAAAGTAAAAAGAATGACAAAAACAGGAGTAGTTGCTTTATTAGAAGGGGATAATTCTGGACAAACTTTACTTATAAGAGCAGATATGGATGCAATACCTATAGAAGAGGAAAACGATATCCTTTATAAATCTAGAAATAAAGGCGTAATGCATGCTTGTGGTCATGATGGTCATATGGCTATGTTATTAGTTGCAGCAAAGATATTATCAAAATACAGAGGTGAAATTAATGGTAATATTAAATTTGTTTTTCAGCCTAACGAAGAGGAAGCAGGGGCTAAATACATGGTTGAGGACGGGGTTTTAGAAAATCCCAAAGTTGATGCTGCCATTGGAATACATCTATGGAGCCCATTAGAGATAGGGCAGATAAGTATTGATGAAGGTCCAGTTATGGGTGCCCATGATAATTTTAAACTTACTATCAAAGGAAAAGGTGGACATACCGCTATGCCTCATGAAGCTGTAGACCCGGTTTTAATAGCAGCCCAAATTATTATAGGTGCTCAATTTATCCAAACAAAAGAGATTAATGCCCTTAGTCCTACATTAATAAATTTCTCAAAAATAAATGCGGGAAATGCATCTAATGTAATTCCAGAAGTGGTTACAATGGAGGGAACCCTTAGATATCTCTATAAAGGAGGAGCTAATTCTATTGAAAGACCTAGAGAACGATTAGAAAGGGTTGTTGCTGGAATATGTAAAACGTTTAATGCTGAATATGAAATGGAGATTATTCCAAGTAACTTTCCTGTAGTAAATGAAAAGAAAATGACTAATCTTGTGAGGACTATTGCATTAGATTTAGTAGGAGAAGAAAATTTGGTTCCTTATATTACAATGGCTGGGGAAGATTTTTCTGAATTTACCATTGGCATACCGTCTACCTTTTACTTTGTAGGTGTAGGAAATAAGAAAAAAGAAACAAATTATC encodes:
- a CDS encoding PucR family transcriptional regulator ligand-binding domain-containing protein; amino-acid sequence: MLFTIEDFLDLDILEEACVKTSIETVNDRFIESISVTELPVENFVHKNELVLTTCMGCNNDTGVFKSFVKDVHQSGASALVISVGRYVMETPQEVIDFANELNFPIIEIPWKIRFANIIETVLLEINNIKQSNLKYFEQLQKKLLTYFLNGSTLTEAAELIYRELGNQVVIASAAGTIKGISNNSEEFVNILAPPLKILASGKNLDSLDTFNFRDKYTVYKISSKNIVYGYLYLRTLYKTIENDYVKDNKTFVVRHIVSPISLWFDREQTIFETEMHHQDNFVWNLIKGDKKELNELHTQAKSIGYELSLPYICIVGNISNLEKCYHMERFNYSSYEAWKFNCIKSIKSYILRTSRAKGQSVMTTYQEERLIIFLEIRSNNIEIEANNFLDVIETQLKLICPKLVISWGISENKVHNYSFNKAFLDAKISLEILHNEKEPGYRNIYHNTSIY
- a CDS encoding amidohydrolase, encoding MEIKNEINKFKDELITLRRDFHMYPELGFKEFRTQKIVEKYLKSCGLKVKRMTKTGVVALLEGDNSGQTLLIRADMDAIPIEEENDILYKSRNKGVMHACGHDGHMAMLLVAAKILSKYRGEINGNIKFVFQPNEEEAGAKYMVEDGVLENPKVDAAIGIHLWSPLEIGQISIDEGPVMGAHDNFKLTIKGKGGHTAMPHEAVDPVLIAAQIIIGAQFIQTKEINALSPTLINFSKINAGNASNVIPEVVTMEGTLRYLYKGGANSIERPRERLERVVAGICKTFNAEYEMEIIPSNFPVVNEKKMTNLVRTIALDLVGEENLVPYITMAGEDFSEFTIGIPSTFYFVGVGNKKKETNYPHHHPKFNIDEEALIIGTEMHIRTALKYLSGETND